The Shewanella sp. KX20019 genome window below encodes:
- a CDS encoding alanine/glycine:cation symporter family protein: MTLASVTGQFADLAWGPHMLVLLVGGGLFFLIYSRFAPFRYIGHAIAILRGKHPDKGAKGQISHAGALSSAMAGTVGMGNIGSVAVAIMVGGPGAIFWMWISAIVGMATKFFTCTLAIMYRGKDENGQLQGGPMYIITEGLGPKWRFLAVFFCLVGLVGNFPLFNTNQLVQILREWLIIKPGFYGADQNTFWLDLSMGVVVMIVVGSVILGGIKRIASVAQSVVPLMIFIYMGCALYVIGNHISEIPTYMALIVTEAFSLDSVGGGILGTMLIGIRRAAFSNEAGIGTEVMAHGSAKTNEPVKEGLVAMLGPAIDTLLVCTATAMIILISGVWQGSEAAGVNLSAQAFALTMPGVGPYLLILCVFFFSISTIFTQAFYGGQCFSFLFGVKRLRKYQYVYLLTILFAATATLDEIINLIDGAYALMAIPTMVSALLLAPKVKAAADDYFARLKLKQSKREPEVLEQLSEK, encoded by the coding sequence ATGACGTTAGCTTCAGTTACAGGTCAGTTTGCTGATCTAGCTTGGGGACCACACATGCTGGTTCTATTGGTTGGTGGTGGTCTGTTCTTCCTTATATATTCCCGCTTTGCTCCCTTTAGATACATAGGCCACGCAATCGCTATTTTGCGTGGAAAGCACCCAGATAAGGGGGCTAAAGGGCAAATTAGTCACGCGGGTGCGCTATCAAGTGCGATGGCCGGTACTGTAGGAATGGGCAATATCGGCAGTGTGGCCGTCGCTATTATGGTTGGTGGTCCCGGTGCAATTTTTTGGATGTGGATCAGCGCCATTGTAGGAATGGCAACCAAGTTCTTCACCTGTACGTTGGCGATTATGTACCGCGGTAAAGACGAAAATGGTCAGCTACAAGGCGGACCTATGTACATTATTACCGAAGGTTTAGGCCCTAAATGGCGATTTTTGGCGGTGTTTTTCTGTTTAGTCGGTCTTGTTGGTAATTTCCCACTGTTTAATACTAACCAACTGGTGCAGATTTTAAGAGAGTGGTTAATCATCAAACCCGGTTTTTATGGGGCTGATCAAAACACATTTTGGCTTGATCTAAGTATGGGTGTGGTGGTTATGATCGTGGTTGGTAGCGTTATATTAGGCGGTATTAAGCGGATCGCCAGCGTGGCACAAAGTGTAGTGCCGTTAATGATCTTCATCTATATGGGCTGTGCTTTATATGTTATTGGCAACCATATTAGCGAGATCCCTACTTATATGGCCTTAATCGTTACGGAGGCATTTTCACTAGATTCTGTCGGCGGCGGGATCTTAGGGACCATGCTGATTGGTATTCGTCGTGCTGCATTTTCGAATGAAGCGGGAATAGGTACCGAGGTAATGGCGCATGGTAGTGCTAAAACAAATGAGCCAGTAAAAGAAGGATTGGTGGCTATGTTAGGCCCTGCCATTGATACCTTGTTGGTTTGTACGGCCACCGCAATGATCATCCTAATTTCAGGTGTTTGGCAAGGTAGCGAGGCAGCTGGAGTTAATTTATCGGCGCAAGCTTTTGCGTTAACTATGCCCGGTGTTGGTCCATACTTACTGATATTGTGCGTTTTCTTTTTTAGTATAAGCACTATCTTCACTCAGGCATTTTATGGCGGCCAATGCTTTAGTTTTCTGTTTGGGGTAAAGCGGCTGCGAAAATACCAGTACGTATATTTGTTGACTATCTTGTTTGCAGCGACCGCTACATTAGACGAGATCATCAATCTTATCGACGGCGCTTACGCTCTAATGGCCATTCCTACCATGGTATCGGCACTATTATTAGCACCAAAAGTTAAAGCTGCTGCTGATGATTATTTTGCGCGATTAAAGCTAAAGCAATCTAAAAGGGAGCCAGAAGTGCTTGAACAACTATCTGAAAAATAG
- a CDS encoding DUF1186 domain-containing protein, with protein sequence MKLDEIITTLSRGDLTELPIGALQAARLQWSELLPVIDELMQRFIAEDALSDTESNLLFFGICLIIDRKQYSSFDSLINLTNKDDCNSPLEALLGDFIASDLSTAYYILAQGQPEQLCFLVNSDQAGEIIKMAALSALFTQLHTGQIDRETLNQGVPSFIENLLKNNNSIALFELINLLISNEFNQYHNQFIGYVESKLIDEGPAENKCIIDWDNQSIGYSEWESGLISGDYDVIDSLSQWAGFNAESDMNDDDLMAVFDDLMNMPKELDDSYFENLDPKQPFIADIQAGRNDPCPCGSGKKYKKCCLN encoded by the coding sequence ATGAAATTAGACGAGATAATTACCACTCTGAGTCGTGGCGACTTAACAGAACTCCCTATTGGTGCTTTGCAGGCGGCCAGATTGCAATGGTCTGAGTTACTGCCGGTTATCGATGAATTGATGCAAAGGTTTATTGCTGAAGATGCCTTGTCTGATACCGAGTCTAACCTACTATTCTTTGGTATCTGCCTTATTATCGATCGTAAGCAGTACAGCAGTTTTGATTCTTTGATTAATCTCACCAATAAAGATGACTGTAATAGTCCGCTAGAAGCCCTGCTTGGTGACTTTATCGCTTCAGATCTTTCTACCGCTTACTATATTTTGGCCCAAGGGCAACCTGAGCAGCTGTGCTTTTTGGTTAACTCTGATCAAGCGGGCGAAATTATTAAAATGGCAGCCTTAAGTGCACTGTTTACTCAACTGCATACAGGCCAAATTGATAGAGAAACACTTAATCAAGGTGTGCCTAGCTTTATCGAAAATCTACTCAAAAATAATAACTCAATAGCACTTTTTGAACTGATTAATCTGTTAATTTCTAATGAGTTTAATCAATATCACAACCAGTTTATTGGTTATGTTGAGAGTAAATTAATCGATGAAGGCCCTGCCGAGAATAAATGCATCATCGATTGGGATAATCAGTCTATCGGTTATTCAGAGTGGGAAAGTGGCCTAATAAGCGGCGATTATGATGTTATCGACTCATTGAGTCAGTGGGCAGGTTTTAATGCTGAATCTGATATGAATGATGATGACCTCATGGCGGTTTTTGATGATTTGATGAATATGCCAAAGGAACTAGACGATAGTTATTTTGAAAACCTTGATCCTAAGCAACCTTTTATTGCCGATATTCAAGCCGGCCGCAATGATCCCTGTCCTTGTGGTAGTGGCAAGAAATACAAGAAGTGCTGCTTGAATTAG
- a CDS encoding helicase-related protein: protein MPTNKTTLPIDALYQEFKSAFKDNHLVVESDTGSGKSTRLPLWCVEPDENGKKRRVLVVEPRRVACLALASFVGSLAKNSQEPLNVGHAIRFDSTVDEHTDIAFVTPGIALRWLSMDQEGQDEKAGLACFDTVIIDEFHERRWDTDLLLALLKKRVQHRLILTSATIDGARLNEYLSDSIGVSSKRLLAKGKMFHVELTYQSTDSQQLPDISSIEQKVKTAVTSLLSKTSGDVLVFLPGKREIQSCLQACQSLSQAKPASESSDSTANIDLVALHGGISAAEQQSLLASAAKQRVIFSTNIAETSLTIPGVTAVIDSGLERRTHQRNGRTVLSLARISRASSEQRKGRAGRTQAGQCVRLWGEHAPLEAMTPPELQREELVEPMLAAACSGMRLAELGFVDAINSKPLAIAENRLLAMGAIDQQGKVTAHGRKLFPLPIDTQFAHLISAMPDDECTELMVDLAAAISVPQRLYQQPAAEYDIKSLHDWEPLGCDAFTLVKLLREPAVDFLNIEHNAIKEARRLANQIRQGLGLHKLNRATVLDRQSEPLRNRWLLAVIKALPELAFVRRIKRVQALGNGFSEVQIGRDSRFSPELKDFAGKEAAIAAVVFDQHSIAGKGVKQTLNLAAVMAPISTQLLCQAGLGEDRLAENKERSASRKVLIECLYAGRVIDSRFERASGEQATEAIARSIIQGRELSGVAKRLAADIAAWNIWFALGKTAEFESEIKQPLALDTYLKDKLVQLGVESFEDLGLLEGDDLLFDGIPEWQREEFDQLYPAALQLPELKLTVSYEPKRKLVILDYVNGGRKQGPKRWELPRWVGWKIQYRKASRVVDVK, encoded by the coding sequence ATGCCCACCAATAAAACTACACTACCCATAGACGCCCTCTATCAAGAGTTTAAGTCTGCTTTTAAAGACAATCATTTAGTGGTTGAGTCTGATACAGGCTCGGGCAAGTCAACTCGTTTACCGCTCTGGTGTGTAGAGCCTGATGAAAATGGCAAAAAACGCCGTGTATTGGTGGTTGAACCACGGCGGGTAGCTTGTTTGGCGTTGGCATCTTTTGTTGGTTCATTGGCTAAAAATAGCCAAGAACCTTTAAACGTAGGCCATGCCATCCGTTTTGATTCAACGGTTGATGAACACACTGATATTGCCTTTGTGACGCCGGGTATTGCGTTGCGGTGGCTTTCGATGGATCAGGAAGGACAAGATGAAAAGGCGGGCTTAGCGTGTTTTGATACGGTGATTATTGATGAGTTTCATGAGCGCCGTTGGGATACCGATCTGCTGTTAGCTTTACTTAAAAAGCGTGTCCAACATCGGTTAATATTGACTTCGGCAACCATTGACGGTGCAAGACTCAATGAGTACCTATCTGATTCTATTGGAGTTAGTTCAAAAAGATTGTTGGCGAAAGGTAAAATGTTTCACGTGGAACTAACGTACCAGTCAACTGATAGTCAGCAGTTACCAGATATATCGAGCATAGAGCAAAAAGTAAAAACGGCAGTGACATCATTGCTGAGCAAAACATCTGGCGATGTTTTAGTGTTTTTACCTGGTAAGCGTGAAATTCAATCTTGTTTACAGGCTTGTCAGTCTCTTTCTCAAGCTAAGCCAGCATCTGAATCAAGCGATAGCACGGCTAATATTGATTTAGTCGCACTACATGGTGGCATATCTGCCGCTGAGCAGCAGTCATTACTGGCCAGCGCGGCTAAACAACGGGTTATTTTCTCCACCAATATCGCTGAAACCTCTTTGACTATTCCAGGGGTGACGGCGGTGATTGATTCTGGGCTAGAGCGGCGCACTCATCAGCGCAATGGCCGAACCGTATTGTCGTTGGCGCGAATATCAAGAGCGAGTAGTGAACAGCGAAAAGGCCGTGCGGGCCGAACACAAGCTGGCCAGTGTGTGCGCTTGTGGGGAGAACACGCGCCATTAGAGGCGATGACACCGCCAGAATTACAGCGTGAAGAACTCGTTGAACCTATGTTGGCAGCAGCATGCAGCGGCATGCGTTTAGCTGAACTCGGGTTTGTTGATGCTATTAACAGTAAACCATTGGCGATTGCTGAAAATCGTTTATTGGCGATGGGCGCGATTGATCAACAGGGTAAAGTGACCGCCCATGGCAGAAAGTTATTCCCATTACCGATAGACACTCAGTTTGCCCATCTGATTAGTGCTATGCCTGATGATGAATGTACCGAGTTAATGGTGGATTTGGCCGCGGCGATTAGTGTGCCACAGCGTTTGTATCAGCAACCAGCAGCGGAATACGATATTAAGTCGCTACATGACTGGGAACCGCTGGGTTGTGATGCTTTTACATTGGTAAAACTGCTACGAGAGCCGGCTGTCGATTTTCTGAATATTGAACATAACGCGATTAAAGAGGCCCGCAGGCTGGCTAACCAAATTAGGCAAGGGTTAGGTCTGCATAAGCTGAACAGGGCTACGGTGCTAGACCGACAATCTGAGCCGTTGCGAAACCGTTGGTTATTGGCGGTGATTAAGGCGCTGCCTGAACTGGCGTTTGTTAGGCGTATTAAACGGGTACAAGCATTAGGCAATGGTTTTAGTGAGGTGCAAATTGGCCGTGATAGCCGCTTTAGTCCAGAGCTTAAAGATTTTGCCGGCAAAGAAGCTGCAATAGCGGCTGTGGTGTTTGATCAACACTCTATAGCGGGTAAAGGGGTTAAGCAGACATTGAACTTGGCTGCAGTCATGGCGCCCATTTCGACTCAACTACTTTGCCAAGCGGGATTAGGCGAAGATAGGTTAGCTGAAAACAAAGAGCGTTCTGCTAGCCGTAAAGTGCTTATTGAGTGTTTATATGCTGGCAGAGTAATAGATTCTCGTTTTGAACGAGCATCAGGTGAGCAGGCTACTGAGGCTATTGCTCGCAGTATTATTCAGGGGCGGGAGTTGTCGGGTGTCGCTAAGCGTTTAGCTGCGGATATTGCCGCATGGAATATATGGTTTGCGCTGGGTAAAACGGCTGAGTTTGAAAGTGAGATTAAGCAGCCTTTAGCGCTTGATACCTACCTTAAAGACAAGCTGGTGCAGTTAGGGGTAGAGAGCTTTGAGGATTTAGGCTTACTTGAGGGTGATGATTTACTGTTTGACGGTATACCCGAGTGGCAACGTGAGGAGTTTGATCAGCTTTATCCGGCAGCATTACAGCTGCCTGAGCTTAAACTCACTGTTAGCTATGAACCTAAACGCAAGCTGGTGATTTTAGATTACGTTAACGGTGGCCGTAAACAGGGGCCTAAACGCTGGGAGTTACCGCGCTGGGTCGGCTGGAAGATCCAATACCGCAAAGCTAGCCGTGTGGTTGATGTTAAGTAG
- a CDS encoding restriction endonuclease, with translation MEIQIGDVLRYKKPVCAANPYEDGHLNFHFLTKSLEAKKLQLEKGINPSARIKTSCGEMVRPTILVSSSPNKKGTVETPWEDFYDVDNGHIRYFGDNKEPGKDPANAPGNKALLEAFRLSHSHSVEERLLTPPILFFKRTVINGVAKGYPQFHGLGIINSVELVTQWDNKLERSFTNYAFDFTVLCIATEHEQFEWDWINDRRKKGFSLVNTNKAAPKSWCRWLAEGSNSLNKLRRRVSKLSLEKTVNQKPIPGSELDRVLNEIYTYYTNKKHRFEALAEVIAARVIDREYGIYQKGWVTQGSSDGGADFIGKVILGSGFSKVELIVLGQAKCEALNSPTGGNHIARTVARLKRGWLGVYVTTSYFSDSVQREVIEDKYPIILIHGLRVAEEVAKIVYESEEFSDVNSFLVAMDKDYPARLKQRQAEEILNF, from the coding sequence ATGGAAATTCAAATTGGCGATGTACTCAGATATAAAAAACCTGTATGTGCTGCAAACCCTTATGAAGATGGTCACCTAAACTTCCACTTTTTGACTAAATCTTTAGAAGCAAAAAAGCTCCAGCTCGAGAAAGGTATAAATCCTTCGGCTAGAATAAAAACTAGTTGTGGTGAGATGGTTCGACCCACCATACTCGTTTCTAGTAGCCCAAATAAAAAAGGCACTGTAGAGACACCATGGGAAGATTTCTATGATGTCGATAACGGCCATATTCGCTATTTTGGTGACAACAAAGAACCAGGTAAAGACCCTGCTAATGCACCAGGAAATAAGGCTTTGCTGGAAGCTTTCCGGTTATCACATTCTCATTCTGTTGAGGAGAGATTGTTAACTCCACCGATATTGTTCTTTAAGCGCACCGTGATTAATGGTGTCGCAAAAGGTTATCCGCAATTCCACGGCTTAGGGATTATTAATAGTGTTGAGCTTGTGACTCAGTGGGATAATAAATTGGAGCGCTCATTTACCAATTATGCTTTTGATTTCACAGTTCTTTGCATAGCGACTGAACATGAGCAGTTTGAGTGGGATTGGATCAATGACCGGCGTAAAAAAGGGTTTTCACTGGTTAACACTAATAAAGCTGCACCTAAAAGTTGGTGCCGATGGCTAGCTGAGGGAAGTAATTCTCTCAATAAACTCCGTCGTCGTGTTTCAAAATTAAGTCTTGAAAAAACTGTTAATCAAAAGCCTATTCCTGGTTCAGAATTAGATCGAGTACTGAACGAGATCTATACCTATTACACCAACAAAAAACATAGATTCGAGGCGCTTGCAGAAGTGATTGCCGCTCGGGTGATAGATAGGGAATACGGTATTTACCAGAAAGGTTGGGTAACTCAAGGTTCCAGCGATGGTGGCGCAGACTTTATTGGTAAAGTCATATTAGGCAGTGGCTTTTCCAAAGTTGAACTGATTGTATTAGGCCAAGCTAAGTGCGAAGCATTAAATAGTCCTACAGGTGGTAACCATATTGCGCGAACAGTTGCCCGCCTTAAGCGTGGTTGGTTAGGTGTATATGTTACAACTAGCTATTTCTCTGATTCGGTTCAACGAGAAGTGATTGAAGACAAGTACCCCATCATTTTGATCCATGGACTAAGAGTTGCTGAAGAAGTCGCTAAAATTGTCTATGAAAGTGAAGAGTTTAGTGACGTGAACAGCTTTTTAGTCGCTATGGATAAGGACTATCCAGCGCGACTAAAACAAAGACAAGCGGAAGAAATTTTGAATTTTTAA
- a CDS encoding LysE family translocator — protein MMIDLALLPLYLTTVVALLLIPGPDMLLIASSSLSYGKKVGVYASFGNATSGLILTILAAMGVSALVAMNPMALELLRILGAAYLLKMGWDCIRSSAAEAPEIEQQNNLAKLLYRRAVMSNLLNPKALIFFVLFLPQFVSTQLSASSGEQMLALGLLLNVMGLSFNLLLVALVGTLGKPLLKNEKFRTYQNKFMGVIFFALAIWLLASQVQSVA, from the coding sequence ATGATGATCGATCTAGCGTTACTTCCTTTATACCTCACTACCGTGGTTGCCCTACTCTTGATCCCTGGGCCTGACATGTTACTTATCGCCAGCTCAAGCCTAAGTTATGGCAAAAAAGTTGGTGTTTATGCTAGCTTTGGAAATGCCACTTCGGGCTTAATTTTGACAATACTTGCAGCAATGGGTGTTTCTGCTTTAGTCGCGATGAACCCAATGGCATTAGAGTTATTGCGTATTTTAGGTGCTGCATATTTACTTAAAATGGGCTGGGACTGCATCCGTAGTTCTGCCGCTGAAGCGCCTGAGATTGAGCAGCAAAATAATCTAGCTAAACTGTTATATCGCCGCGCAGTAATGAGTAACTTGTTAAACCCAAAAGCACTGATCTTCTTTGTACTATTCTTGCCGCAATTCGTTTCAACTCAGCTTAGTGCAAGCTCTGGCGAGCAGATGTTAGCGTTAGGTTTGCTGCTTAATGTTATGGGGTTAAGCTTTAATCTTCTGTTGGTGGCATTAGTCGGTACTTTAGGTAAACCATTGCTGAAAAATGAAAAATTTCGCACTTACCAGAATAAATTTATGGGCGTGATATTTTTTGCATTGGCCATCTGGTTATTAGCCTCGCAGGTTCAGTCGGTAGCTTAG
- the mioC gene encoding FMN-binding protein MioC, producing the protein MAKVELLVGTTLGSAEYVADEISAQLNDLGHETIIHLAPNLEDLDPNSLWLISSSTHGAGDLPDNIVPFLDEILAKKPDLANTQFALCAIGDSSYDTFCQGPEKLVDALALCGAQVFVDKIQIDVQYDPIPEEAALAWLSGWQDQL; encoded by the coding sequence ATGGCAAAAGTAGAACTATTAGTAGGCACAACGTTAGGTAGTGCAGAATACGTAGCTGATGAAATATCGGCACAATTGAATGATCTAGGCCATGAAACCATCATACATTTAGCCCCTAATTTGGAGGATCTGGACCCCAATTCGCTATGGTTAATTAGCAGTTCTACTCATGGCGCAGGCGATCTTCCAGACAATATAGTGCCATTTTTGGACGAGATCTTAGCTAAAAAACCGGATCTGGCGAACACCCAATTTGCATTATGTGCCATTGGTGATTCAAGCTACGATACTTTTTGCCAAGGCCCAGAAAAACTGGTGGATGCGCTGGCCTTATGCGGTGCACAAGTTTTTGTGGATAAGATCCAGATCGATGTTCAATACGATCCAATTCCAGAAGAAGCCGCTCTGGCTTGGTTAAGCGGCTGGCAAGATCAACTTTAA